One genomic region from Streptomyces sp. NBC_00582 encodes:
- a CDS encoding acyl-CoA carboxylase subunit beta: protein MTVLPSALDTTGPDHRAHREAMLAKLAELDAEHAKALAGGGPKYVERHRARGKLLARERVELLLDPDTPFLELSPLAAWGSDYAVGASLVTGIGVVEGVECLITANDPTVRGGASNPWSLRKALRANDIALANRLPCISLVESGGADLPSQKEIFIPGGAVFRDLTRLSAAGIPTVAVVFGNSTAGGAYVPGMSDHVIMVKERAKVFLGGPPLVKMATGEESDDESLGGAEMHARVSGLADYFAVDERDALRQARRVVARLNHRKAHADPGPAEPPKYDPEDLLGIVPGDLKIPFDPREVIARIVDGSDFDEFKPLYGTSLATGWASLHGYPLGVLANAQGVLFSAESQKAAQFIQLANQRNIPLLFLHNTTGYMVGKEYEQGGIIKHGAMMINAVSNSRVPHLSVLMGASYGAGHYGMCGRAYDPRFLFAWPSAKSAVMGPQQLAGVLSIVARQSAAAKGHPYDEDADAALRAMVEQQIESESLPMFLSGRLYDDGVIDPRDTRTVLGLCLSAIHTAPYEGARGGFGVFRM, encoded by the coding sequence GTGACCGTCCTGCCGTCGGCGCTGGACACCACCGGCCCCGACCACCGCGCCCACCGCGAGGCCATGCTCGCCAAGCTCGCCGAGCTGGACGCCGAGCACGCCAAGGCCCTCGCGGGCGGCGGCCCGAAGTACGTCGAACGGCACCGCGCCCGAGGCAAGCTCCTCGCCCGCGAACGCGTCGAGCTGCTCCTCGACCCCGACACCCCGTTCCTGGAGCTGTCCCCGCTCGCCGCCTGGGGCAGCGACTACGCGGTCGGCGCCTCCCTCGTCACCGGCATCGGGGTCGTCGAGGGTGTCGAGTGCCTGATCACGGCCAACGACCCCACCGTGCGCGGCGGCGCCAGCAACCCCTGGTCGCTGAGGAAGGCCCTGCGCGCCAACGACATCGCCCTCGCCAACCGGCTGCCCTGCATCAGCCTGGTGGAGTCCGGCGGCGCCGATCTGCCGTCCCAGAAGGAGATCTTCATCCCGGGCGGCGCCGTCTTCCGCGACCTGACCCGGCTCTCCGCCGCCGGCATCCCGACCGTCGCCGTCGTCTTCGGCAACTCCACGGCCGGCGGCGCCTACGTCCCCGGCATGTCCGACCACGTGATCATGGTCAAGGAGCGGGCCAAGGTGTTCCTCGGCGGGCCGCCGCTGGTCAAGATGGCCACCGGCGAGGAGAGCGACGACGAGTCGCTCGGCGGCGCCGAGATGCACGCGCGTGTGTCGGGTCTCGCCGACTACTTCGCCGTCGACGAGCGGGACGCCCTGCGCCAGGCCCGCCGGGTCGTGGCCCGCCTCAATCACCGCAAGGCCCACGCCGACCCCGGCCCCGCCGAGCCCCCCAAGTACGACCCGGAGGACCTGCTCGGCATCGTCCCCGGCGACCTCAAGATCCCCTTCGACCCGCGCGAGGTGATCGCCCGGATCGTCGACGGCTCCGACTTCGACGAGTTCAAGCCCCTGTACGGGACGAGCCTCGCCACCGGCTGGGCCTCGCTGCACGGCTATCCGCTCGGCGTCCTCGCCAACGCCCAGGGCGTCCTGTTCAGCGCCGAGTCCCAGAAGGCCGCCCAGTTCATCCAGCTCGCCAACCAGCGGAACATCCCGCTCCTCTTCCTCCACAACACCACCGGCTACATGGTCGGCAAGGAGTACGAGCAGGGCGGCATCATCAAACACGGCGCGATGATGATCAACGCGGTGAGCAACAGCCGCGTCCCGCACCTGTCCGTCCTCATGGGCGCCTCCTACGGCGCCGGCCACTACGGCATGTGCGGCCGCGCCTACGACCCCCGCTTCCTCTTCGCCTGGCCCAGCGCCAAGTCGGCCGTCATGGGCCCCCAGCAGCTCGCCGGCGTCCTGTCGATCGTCGCCCGCCAGTCGGCCGCCGCGAAGGGCCACCCCTACGACGAGGACGCCGACGCCGCCCTGCGCGCCATGGTCGAACAGCAGATCGAGTCCGAGTCCCTGCCGATGTTCCTGTCCGGGCGGCTCTACGACGACGGCGTCATCGACCCCCGCGACACCCGCACGGTCCTCGGCCTGTGCCTGTCCGCGATCCACACGGCGCCGTACGAGGGTGCGCGCGGCGGCTTCGGCGTCTTCCGGATGTGA
- a CDS encoding acetyl/propionyl/methylcrotonyl-CoA carboxylase subunit alpha — translation MITSVLVANRGEIACRIVRTCGELGIRTVAVHSDADENALHARVADTAVRLPGAAPADTYLRADLVVKAAVAAGADAVHPGYGFLSENADFARAVLDAGLVWIGPPPRAIEAMASKTRAKQLMGLAPLADVTESDLPVLVKAAAGGGGRGMRVVRRLAELPAALEAARAEAASAFGDGEVFVEPYVENGRHVEVQILADTHGTVWALGTRDCSLQRRHQKVIEEAPAPGLPAALDEELRELAVRAAHAVSYVGAGTVEFLVADGRAHFLEMNTRLQVEHPVTEAVFGLDLVAEQIRVAEGAALAPEPPRARGHAVEARLYAEDPATDWTPQTGTLHRLTVPDGVRLDTGYGDGDEIGVHYDPMLAKIVAHAPTRAEALRKLSGALEHTVLHGPPTNRDLLIRSLRHEEFTSARMTTGFYDRHLTSLTAPAPDPHAPLAAALAEASTGSRFGGWRNLPSQPQTKRYAVDGEETEVAYTHGRSGLTAEGVQVVHAAPTLVVLEIDGVRHRYEVARHGDRVHVNSTTLTALPRFPAPETRHAPGSLLAPMPGTVVKLAPTLITGSSVEAGEPLVWLEAMKMQHVLSSPAAGTVTAVQVTEGQQVRVGALLAVVESD, via the coding sequence ATGATTACTTCTGTCCTGGTCGCGAACCGCGGCGAGATCGCCTGCCGGATCGTCCGCACCTGCGGTGAGTTGGGAATCCGGACGGTCGCCGTGCACTCGGACGCCGACGAGAACGCCCTCCACGCGCGCGTGGCCGACACGGCCGTACGACTGCCGGGCGCGGCCCCCGCCGACACCTACCTCCGCGCCGACCTGGTCGTGAAGGCCGCCGTCGCGGCCGGCGCGGACGCCGTGCACCCCGGTTACGGCTTCCTCTCCGAGAACGCCGACTTCGCCCGCGCCGTCCTGGACGCGGGACTCGTCTGGATCGGCCCGCCGCCCCGGGCCATCGAGGCGATGGCGTCCAAGACGCGCGCGAAGCAGCTCATGGGACTCGCGCCCCTGGCGGACGTGACGGAGTCCGACCTGCCGGTGCTGGTGAAGGCGGCGGCGGGCGGCGGAGGGCGCGGCATGCGCGTCGTACGCCGTCTGGCGGAGCTGCCCGCCGCCCTGGAGGCCGCCCGCGCGGAGGCGGCGAGCGCCTTCGGCGACGGCGAGGTGTTCGTCGAGCCGTACGTCGAGAACGGCCGCCATGTCGAGGTCCAGATCCTCGCCGACACCCACGGCACGGTGTGGGCGCTCGGCACCCGCGACTGCTCCCTCCAGCGACGCCACCAGAAGGTGATCGAGGAGGCGCCGGCACCCGGACTCCCCGCGGCCCTGGACGAGGAACTGCGGGAGCTGGCCGTACGCGCCGCGCACGCCGTCTCCTACGTCGGCGCGGGCACCGTCGAGTTCCTGGTGGCCGACGGCCGGGCGCACTTCCTGGAGATGAACACCCGCCTCCAGGTCGAACACCCCGTCACGGAGGCCGTCTTCGGCCTCGACCTCGTCGCCGAACAGATCCGCGTCGCGGAGGGCGCCGCCCTCGCCCCCGAACCGCCACGCGCGCGTGGCCACGCCGTCGAGGCCCGCCTCTACGCCGAGGACCCCGCGACCGACTGGACCCCGCAGACCGGCACCCTGCACCGGCTGACCGTCCCGGACGGCGTCCGCCTGGACACCGGCTACGGCGACGGCGACGAGATCGGCGTCCACTACGACCCGATGCTCGCGAAGATCGTCGCCCACGCCCCCACGCGCGCGGAGGCCCTGCGGAAACTGTCGGGCGCCCTGGAGCACACCGTCCTCCACGGCCCGCCCACCAACCGCGACCTCCTCATCCGTTCCCTGCGGCACGAGGAGTTCACGTCGGCCCGGATGACGACGGGCTTCTACGACCGCCACCTCACCTCCCTGACCGCTCCGGCCCCCGACCCGCACGCCCCCCTCGCCGCCGCGCTCGCGGAGGCAAGCACGGGCTCCCGCTTCGGCGGCTGGCGCAACCTGCCCTCCCAACCGCAGACGAAGCGGTACGCGGTGGACGGCGAGGAGACCGAGGTCGCCTACACACACGGCCGGTCCGGCCTCACGGCCGAGGGCGTCCAGGTGGTCCACGCCGCCCCGACCCTGGTCGTCCTGGAGATCGACGGCGTACGCCACCGCTACGAGGTGGCCCGTCACGGCGACCGCGTCCACGTCAACTCCACCACCCTGACGGCCCTCCCGCGCTTTCCGGCCCCCGAGACCCGGCACGCCCCCGGCTCCCTCCTGGCCCCCATGCCGGGCACGGTCGTCAAGCTCGCGCCCACCCTCATCACCGGATCGAGCGTCGAGGCGGGCGAACCGCTGGTGTGGCTCGAAGCGATGAAGATGCAGCACGTCCTCTCGTCCCCGGCGGCGGGAACGGTGACGGCGGTCCAGGTGACGGAAGGACAGCAGGTGCGGGTCGGCGCGCTCTTGGCGGTCGTGGAGAGCGACTGA
- a CDS encoding acyl-CoA dehydrogenase family protein yields MTTLIESDEHKALRAAVASFAKAHPHDSRSLWQAAAELGYIGVNLPETHGGGGGGITELSLVLEEMGAAGNPLLMMIVSPAICGTVIARFGTEAQKQEWLPALADGTRLMAFGITEPDAGSNSHRITTTARRDGTDWLLTGRKVFVSGVDIADATLIVGRTEDARTGSLKPCLFIVPRDAPGFTRHRIDMELHSVEKQFELVLDDVRLPAEALVGDEDAGLLQLFAGLNPERIMTAAFAIGMGRHALAKAVEYARERTVWKTPIGAHQAIAHPLAQAHIELELARLMMQKAAHLYDAGDDVGAGEAANMAKYAAGEACVRAVDQAVQTLGGNGLTTEFGLAKLITASRVARIAPVSREMILNYVSHQTLGLPKSY; encoded by the coding sequence GTGACGACCTTGATCGAGTCCGACGAACACAAGGCACTCCGCGCCGCGGTAGCCTCCTTCGCCAAAGCCCACCCGCACGACTCCCGTTCCCTGTGGCAAGCGGCAGCCGAACTCGGCTACATCGGCGTCAACCTCCCCGAAACCCACGGAGGAGGAGGCGGCGGCATCACCGAACTCTCCCTCGTCCTCGAAGAGATGGGCGCCGCGGGCAACCCCCTCCTCATGATGATCGTCTCCCCGGCGATCTGCGGCACGGTCATCGCCCGCTTCGGCACCGAGGCCCAGAAACAGGAGTGGCTGCCCGCCCTCGCGGACGGCACCCGCCTCATGGCCTTCGGCATCACCGAACCCGACGCCGGCTCCAACAGCCACCGCATCACCACCACGGCCCGCCGCGACGGCACCGACTGGCTGCTCACCGGCCGCAAGGTCTTCGTCTCCGGCGTGGACATCGCCGACGCCACCCTGATCGTCGGCCGCACCGAGGACGCCCGCACCGGCAGCCTCAAACCCTGCCTGTTCATCGTCCCGCGCGACGCCCCCGGCTTCACCCGCCACAGGATCGACATGGAACTGCACAGCGTGGAGAAGCAGTTCGAGCTGGTCCTGGACGACGTCCGGCTCCCCGCCGAGGCACTCGTCGGCGACGAGGACGCCGGCCTCCTCCAGCTGTTCGCCGGCCTCAACCCGGAGCGGATCATGACGGCCGCCTTCGCGATCGGCATGGGCCGCCACGCCCTCGCGAAGGCCGTCGAGTACGCCCGTGAGCGCACGGTCTGGAAAACACCCATCGGCGCCCACCAGGCCATCGCCCACCCCCTCGCCCAGGCGCACATCGAACTCGAACTCGCCCGCCTGATGATGCAGAAGGCCGCCCACCTCTACGACGCGGGCGACGACGTCGGCGCGGGCGAGGCGGCCAACATGGCCAAATACGCGGCGGGGGAAGCCTGCGTGCGGGCCGTAGACCAGGCAGTGCAGACCCTCGGCGGCAACGGCCTCACCACCGAGTTCGGCCTCGCGAAGCTGATCACGGCCTCCCGCGTGGCTCGTATCGCCCCGGTGAGCCGGGAGATGATTCTCAACTACGTCTCCCACCAGACCCTGGGCCTGCCCAAGTCGTACTGA